Proteins encoded within one genomic window of Candidatus Binataceae bacterium:
- a CDS encoding glycogen debranching N-terminal domain-containing protein, translating to MAGRGGDEVKQQRNPTRERLPGWQRSGTDESREAPTVIKVGADYYILASSLGSRRATRSLANGESFAVFEVGGDIIESPFEPLGFFHRDTRHLSRFELKIASETPYYLNSYTSEENAELRINLTNPDLGVRGQQIELPRTAVQIQRNWVIVGASLFHKLVVHNYSRAAVRFSLDFIFAVDFADLFEVRGVKRKRRGERRAPAINARSVAFSYRGVDGVERFTEVAFGAAPATLDAGRASFELSLKPDEDWMLEVRITGGSENDSANHRGRIARFDEALKVRRDEIAVFSRGWARISASNELLDSLLRRSVADLTAIIRYAPEGTFMMAGIPWFATLFGRDSIITALFALPFNPAIAVGTLKTLAALQGTRDDPARDEQPGKILHEIRYGEMAASGEIPFGRYYGSVDSTPLFLWLLGRYVRTTGDLDLAQELWPNVERALEWIEGWGDRDGDGYVEYFRATPRGLANQGWKDSFDAISHADGTLARAPIALCEVQGYVYAAYRSISAIAARLGRAGLADRLAERAAALKAAFVRDFWLERERTVALALDADKRPCRVMTSNAAHCLAADLLDGDRAAAVAERLLSDDMFSGWGVRTLSARERRYNPMSYHNGSVWPHDNAIAAFGLSRLARREGVMRILSSLLDAAVYFHSGSLPELFCGFPREERLGPVPYPVACHPQAWSAGSVFTIVQGMLGIDVRGFDQRLRIVSPAMPAWLDWLRVDALKVGPAATVSFTVRRTPGGGAAVEVLEKRGQVEVEIRN from the coding sequence TTGGCGGGGCGGGGGGGTGACGAGGTGAAACAGCAGCGCAATCCGACCAGGGAGCGCCTGCCCGGCTGGCAGCGCTCCGGCACCGACGAGTCCCGCGAGGCTCCCACCGTCATCAAGGTCGGCGCCGACTACTATATCCTGGCTTCTTCGCTGGGCTCGCGGCGGGCGACCCGATCGCTGGCTAACGGCGAGAGCTTTGCGGTCTTCGAAGTCGGCGGCGATATCATCGAGTCGCCCTTCGAGCCGTTGGGCTTTTTTCATCGCGACACCCGCCATCTCAGTCGCTTCGAACTCAAAATTGCGAGCGAGACTCCCTACTACCTCAACTCCTACACTAGCGAGGAGAACGCCGAGCTCAGGATCAATTTGACCAATCCCGACCTCGGCGTGCGCGGCCAGCAGATCGAGTTGCCGCGCACGGCGGTCCAGATCCAGCGCAACTGGGTGATCGTGGGCGCGAGTCTGTTCCATAAGCTGGTCGTGCATAACTATTCGCGCGCGGCCGTCCGCTTCTCGCTCGATTTCATCTTTGCGGTCGATTTCGCCGACCTCTTCGAGGTCCGCGGTGTCAAGCGCAAGCGCCGCGGCGAACGGCGCGCGCCCGCCATCAATGCGCGCAGCGTGGCCTTTTCCTACCGTGGCGTGGACGGCGTCGAGCGCTTCACCGAGGTCGCCTTCGGCGCCGCGCCCGCCACGCTCGACGCCGGCCGCGCATCATTCGAGCTCAGCCTCAAGCCCGACGAGGACTGGATGCTGGAGGTCCGGATCACCGGCGGTTCGGAGAACGACAGCGCCAATCACCGGGGACGGATCGCGCGCTTCGACGAGGCGCTCAAGGTGCGGCGCGACGAGATCGCGGTCTTCTCCCGCGGGTGGGCGCGGATTAGCGCCAGCAACGAGCTGTTGGACTCGCTGCTGCGCCGCTCGGTGGCCGATCTCACGGCGATCATCCGCTACGCCCCGGAAGGTACCTTCATGATGGCCGGCATCCCGTGGTTTGCCACCCTGTTCGGCCGCGATTCCATCATTACCGCCCTCTTCGCGCTGCCCTTTAATCCAGCGATCGCGGTTGGCACGCTGAAAACTCTCGCGGCGCTTCAGGGAACGCGCGACGACCCCGCGCGCGACGAGCAGCCGGGCAAGATTTTGCATGAGATTCGCTACGGCGAGATGGCGGCTAGCGGCGAGATCCCCTTCGGCCGCTACTACGGCAGCGTCGATTCGACTCCGCTGTTCCTATGGCTGCTCGGGCGCTACGTCAGGACCACGGGCGACCTCGACCTGGCGCAGGAGCTATGGCCGAACGTCGAGCGGGCGTTGGAATGGATCGAGGGCTGGGGCGACCGCGACGGCGACGGCTACGTGGAATACTTCCGGGCGACGCCGCGCGGACTCGCCAACCAGGGGTGGAAGGACTCTTTCGACGCCATCTCGCACGCCGACGGCACGCTGGCGCGCGCGCCGATCGCGCTATGCGAGGTCCAGGGGTACGTGTATGCGGCCTACCGGTCGATTTCGGCGATCGCTGCGCGCCTGGGCCGCGCGGGCCTCGCCGATCGTCTGGCCGAGCGCGCCGCAGCGCTTAAGGCCGCCTTCGTTCGCGACTTCTGGCTCGAGCGCGAGCGGACGGTCGCCCTGGCGCTCGACGCTGACAAGCGTCCGTGCCGCGTGATGACATCGAACGCGGCCCACTGTCTGGCTGCGGATCTGCTCGACGGCGACCGCGCAGCGGCGGTCGCCGAGCGTCTTCTGAGCGACGATATGTTCTCCGGATGGGGCGTGCGCACGCTCAGCGCGCGCGAGCGGCGCTACAACCCGATGAGCTATCACAACGGCTCGGTATGGCCACACGACAACGCGATCGCCGCCTTCGGGCTCTCGCGCCTGGCGCGGCGCGAGGGCGTGATGCGTATCCTTAGCAGCCTGCTCGATGCCGCCGTGTACTTCCACAGCGGCAGCTTGCCCGAGCTGTTCTGCGGCTTCCCGCGCGAGGAGCGGCTGGGACCGGTGCCGTACCCGGTCGCGTGCCATCCGCAGGCCTGGTCGGCCGGCAGCGTCTTCACGATCGTGCAGGGGATGCTCGGAATCGACGTGCGCGGTTTCGATCAGCGCCTGCGCATCGTTTCGCCCGCGATGCCCGCTTGGCTCGACTGGCTGCGGGTCGATGCGCTCAAAGTCGGGCCGGCCGCGACGGTGTCATTCACCGTGCGGCGCACGCCGGGTGGCGGCGCTGCGGTCGAGGTGCTCGAAAAACGCGGCCAGGTAGAGGTCGAAATCCGCAACTGA
- a CDS encoding response regulator translates to MSCRSLWRAREREERLKRWQLELESIARRAHAEAETLRKIIEASPDPVSVNRYADGTYVRLLNPTFDGTGYTSDKVIGRTSYRVGMWADKEQYKQYLAKLAARGRVRNMEVMFRRADGTPVPTLLSSTVVELNGERCVVSFTREVTRLKEAERKIRQSETTLRKIIEVSPDIITINRLSDGRFIAVNNAFVNFIGFTRDEVLQKSAAELNLWNDRRQLVEFLRLLRQDGVARSVEVDLRDRDGRVHPYLFSAVVAELGDERSIIGIGRDITQLKETESRLKAAREATEAAARAKSEFLSNMSHEIRTPMTAVLGATELLAQTALSDEQRRYLDIVRTSGDALVDLINDILDLARLESGRLTIQSSDFDLEEVLDKLGETMAVCAHEKGLELVARVAPGVPRRLHGDPRRLRQVLLNLVGNAVKFTRRGEVTIEVERADPPAASSPDSGCATLRFTVADTGIGIGPEKLGVIFSSFAQADSSAARIYNGAGLGLAIVKRLVELQGGEVAVHSEPGKGSRFSFTLEFGAAAGASSEPDDGAAGGNIDLGGVRVLIAAESAANRALLRERLGEAGAEVSEADGGYAALSLLEHALRAGGGYDVILADWRMSGIGGAELITQARQLCEERGMNLRTVPMLTTHDLAGQLASLRELGVAVWVVKPVGRAQLLGALARALGAAPDGPTLSSTSAPALDEPCLPPMRVLMVDDSPINRMLVRGLFSNTAVVLDEAVDGRSALARFCAGDYDLVLMDIRMPVMDGYAATRAIRAWEQAHQRKPTPIIALTASALDEDIRRCLEAGCEAHVAKPVKRATLIATLARFAPRREKGAPQPIAVTVDETLRDLVPLFLEFKRADVNKAIDALRQKDCARAREVGHQVKGEGGAYGFDSLTAMGAELEEAARRNDCEAALDTAMRLADYLERVQVSYAPEPVSTPAAD, encoded by the coding sequence GTGTCTTGCCGCTCGCTGTGGCGCGCCCGCGAACGCGAGGAGCGTCTCAAACGGTGGCAGCTTGAGCTCGAAAGCATCGCGCGCCGCGCGCATGCCGAGGCCGAGACGCTGCGAAAGATCATCGAGGCGTCACCCGATCCCGTTTCGGTCAACCGCTACGCCGACGGAACCTATGTGCGGTTGCTCAATCCGACATTCGACGGCACGGGCTACACCTCCGACAAGGTCATTGGCAGGACTTCCTACCGCGTTGGAATGTGGGCCGACAAGGAGCAGTACAAACAATATCTCGCCAAGCTCGCCGCGCGCGGGCGGGTGCGCAACATGGAGGTGATGTTCCGGCGCGCCGACGGCACGCCGGTGCCTACCCTGCTCTCATCCACGGTCGTGGAGCTCAACGGCGAACGATGCGTGGTTTCGTTCACGCGCGAGGTCACCCGCCTCAAGGAGGCCGAGCGTAAAATCCGCCAGAGCGAGACCACCCTGCGAAAGATCATCGAGGTCAGCCCGGACATCATCACGATCAATCGGCTTTCCGACGGACGCTTCATCGCGGTGAACAATGCCTTCGTCAACTTCATCGGCTTCACTCGCGATGAGGTGCTTCAAAAGTCGGCGGCGGAGCTGAACCTCTGGAACGACAGGCGACAGCTTGTCGAATTTCTGCGGCTTTTGCGGCAAGACGGGGTCGCCCGCAGCGTCGAGGTCGACCTCAGGGACCGGGATGGCCGCGTCCATCCCTATCTTTTTTCGGCAGTGGTCGCCGAGCTTGGCGATGAGCGTTCGATCATCGGGATCGGCCGCGACATCACCCAGCTCAAGGAAACCGAAAGCCGTCTCAAGGCCGCACGCGAGGCGACCGAAGCGGCGGCGCGCGCCAAGTCCGAATTCCTTTCCAACATGTCGCACGAGATCCGGACTCCGATGACCGCGGTTCTCGGCGCAACCGAGCTTCTGGCGCAAACCGCGCTCAGCGACGAGCAGCGCCGCTACCTCGATATCGTGCGCACCAGCGGCGACGCGCTTGTCGATCTGATCAACGACATCCTCGATCTTGCCCGGCTCGAGAGCGGGCGACTGACGATCCAATCATCGGACTTCGACCTCGAAGAGGTCCTCGACAAGTTGGGCGAGACGATGGCGGTGTGCGCGCACGAGAAGGGCCTCGAACTGGTGGCCCGCGTCGCCCCTGGGGTGCCGCGCAGGTTGCACGGCGACCCGCGCCGCCTGCGCCAGGTCCTGCTCAACCTGGTGGGCAACGCGGTCAAGTTCACTCGGCGCGGCGAAGTCACAATCGAGGTCGAACGGGCCGACCCGCCGGCGGCGAGCAGCCCCGACAGCGGCTGCGCCACCCTACGCTTCACCGTCGCCGACACCGGGATCGGAATCGGCCCCGAAAAGCTGGGAGTGATCTTTTCCAGCTTCGCACAGGCCGACTCCTCTGCCGCACGTATCTACAACGGCGCCGGCCTGGGCCTGGCAATCGTCAAACGCCTGGTCGAGCTTCAGGGCGGCGAGGTTGCCGTGCACAGCGAGCCCGGCAAGGGTAGCCGTTTCAGCTTCACCCTTGAATTCGGCGCCGCCGCGGGGGCTTCGTCGGAACCTGACGACGGCGCCGCCGGGGGCAATATCGATCTCGGCGGCGTGCGCGTTCTGATCGCGGCTGAAAGTGCGGCCAACCGGGCGCTCCTGCGGGAACGTCTCGGTGAAGCCGGCGCCGAGGTGAGCGAAGCCGATGGCGGCTACGCCGCGCTGTCTCTGCTCGAACACGCGCTGCGCGCGGGTGGCGGCTACGACGTGATTTTGGCGGACTGGCGGATGTCTGGCATCGGTGGCGCCGAGCTCATCACACAGGCGAGGCAGCTTTGCGAGGAGCGCGGCATGAACCTGCGCACCGTTCCGATGCTCACTACGCACGATCTCGCCGGGCAGCTTGCCTCGCTGCGCGAACTGGGCGTCGCGGTCTGGGTCGTCAAGCCGGTGGGCCGCGCGCAGCTGCTCGGCGCTCTCGCCCGGGCCCTGGGCGCCGCGCCAGACGGGCCGACTCTGTCGTCGACCAGTGCTCCCGCGCTCGACGAGCCCTGCCTGCCGCCGATGCGCGTGCTGATGGTCGACGATTCGCCGATCAACCGGATGCTCGTGCGCGGCCTGTTCAGCAACACCGCGGTCGTGCTCGACGAGGCCGTCGACGGCCGCTCGGCGCTGGCCAGGTTCTGTGCGGGCGACTACGACCTAGTGCTGATGGACATCCGGATGCCGGTGATGGACGGGTACGCGGCCACCCGCGCGATCCGCGCCTGGGAGCAAGCCCATCAGCGGAAACCGACTCCGATAATTGCGCTCACCGCCTCGGCGCTCGACGAGGATATTCGGCGCTGCCTGGAGGCGGGATGCGAGGCGCACGTGGCGAAGCCGGTCAAGCGCGCAACCTTGATCGCGACGCTCGCGCGCTTTGCGCCGCGCCGCGAAAAGGGAGCGCCGCAGCCAATCGCCGTGACGGTTGACGAAACCCTGCGCGATCTGGTGCCGCTATTCCTCGAATTCAAACGGGCCGATGTCAACAAGGCCATCGACGCTCTCAGACAGAAGGACTGTGCGCGTGCGCGCGAAGTCGGTCATCAGGTCAAAGGCGAAGGCGGCGCCTACGGCTTCGACAGCCTGACCGCGATGGGCGCGGAGCTCGAGGAAGCCGCGCGGCGCAATGATTGCGAGGCGGCGCTGGACACCGCGATGCGGCTCGCCGATTACCTCGAGCGGGTCCAGGTCAGCTACGCGCCGGAACCCGTCTCGACCCCCGCTGCGGACTAG